Proteins encoded by one window of Desulfovibrio ferrophilus:
- the ilvN gene encoding acetolactate synthase small subunit gives MSRHVLSVLVENEPGVLSRISGLFSGRGFNIESLNVGPTLERDVSLMTISTSAPEVIIEQIIKQLRKLVTVIKVVDMNEHKAVEREMVLVKVSAMDTSRAEILRIVDIFRCKVVDVAADELTIEATGNRDKVGAIIDLLRRFGIKEIARTGTVALKRSMQ, from the coding sequence ATGTCGAGACATGTACTCTCTGTTCTTGTGGAAAATGAACCCGGTGTGCTTTCGCGTATTTCCGGGCTGTTCAGTGGCCGCGGTTTCAATATCGAGTCCCTCAATGTGGGGCCGACCTTGGAACGCGATGTGTCGTTGATGACGATTTCCACCTCCGCTCCTGAAGTGATCATCGAACAGATCATCAAGCAACTGCGCAAGCTCGTCACGGTCATCAAGGTTGTTGACATGAATGAGCACAAGGCCGTGGAACGCGAGATGGTCTTGGTGAAAGTCAGCGCCATGGATACCTCCCGTGCTGAAATCCTTCGAATTGTAGATATCTTCCGCTGTAAAGTAGTGGATGTGGCTGCGGACGAGCTGACCATTGAGGCCACCGGAAATCGTGATAAGGTAGGGGCGATTATCGACCTACTACGGCGATTTGGTATCAAGGAAATTGCTCGGACCGGGACTGTTGCACTCAAGAGAAGTATGCAGTAA
- a CDS encoding 4Fe-4S dicluster domain-containing protein, with protein sequence MTVLDLTQSFDASFADKVAKESGQDLSLCYQCGNCTAGCPYTFAYDLPVSKVMRALQWGQKDIVLTCKSIWLCATCKTCTTRCPNGIDVARIMDVLRQMSRRQGYAPEKKIKQFQDSFLDSVKKHGRVFELGTMLRFIARSRRLTDLDLGPKTAMKGKLHFRARDICGREEVEKIFARYQEGLDE encoded by the coding sequence GTGACGGTCCTGGACCTGACCCAGTCATTTGATGCTTCATTTGCTGATAAGGTTGCCAAGGAGAGCGGGCAAGACCTGTCCTTGTGCTACCAGTGTGGCAACTGCACCGCCGGTTGCCCCTATACCTTCGCTTACGATCTTCCAGTCTCCAAGGTCATGCGCGCCCTGCAGTGGGGCCAGAAGGATATTGTACTGACGTGCAAGTCCATCTGGTTGTGCGCTACCTGCAAGACTTGCACGACCCGTTGCCCCAATGGCATCGATGTGGCGCGCATCATGGATGTGCTGCGGCAGATGTCACGCCGTCAGGGCTATGCCCCGGAAAAGAAGATCAAGCAATTTCAGGATAGTTTTCTTGATTCCGTGAAGAAGCACGGGCGAGTGTTCGAACTGGGCACCATGCTCCGGTTCATTGCCCGTTCGCGCCGGCTGACGGATCTGGATCTTGGCCCCAAAACCGCCATGAAGGGCAAGCTGCATTTCCGGGCCCGCGATATCTGCGGCCGTGAGGAAGTGGAGAAGATTTTCGCACGTTATCAAGAGGGCTTGGACGAGTGA
- a CDS encoding HAD family hydrolase — protein sequence MPRSALICNDFLSTDFLRGLKGIAFDCDGVLFDSWEANKAYYNGIRAGLDFGPMDADMERYVHAHTVKESIHYVTPEDRWDEAFTVAKSLEYRDLLHHMIPEPGLETMLGAAREAGLRLGIFTNRTNTMELVLDIFGLEQYFSPVMTAGKVAPKPRPDGLHRILDEWGVRPHEIVFVGDSHLDGDAARAAGVPFWAYKAPSLVADLHLPDFWSLLRQLRRAYSLDP from the coding sequence ATGCCGCGTAGTGCCTTGATCTGTAATGATTTTCTGTCAACTGATTTTCTACGTGGCCTCAAGGGAATTGCCTTTGACTGCGACGGTGTCCTGTTTGATTCTTGGGAGGCCAACAAGGCCTACTACAATGGAATCCGCGCGGGGTTGGATTTTGGCCCCATGGATGCCGACATGGAGCGCTATGTCCATGCTCATACGGTCAAGGAATCCATTCATTACGTCACGCCTGAGGACCGCTGGGACGAGGCGTTTACCGTCGCCAAGAGCCTTGAATATCGTGATCTGCTGCACCACATGATCCCCGAGCCCGGATTGGAAACCATGCTGGGTGCCGCACGCGAGGCAGGGCTCAGGTTGGGGATCTTCACCAACCGCACCAATACGATGGAACTGGTACTGGATATTTTTGGCCTTGAGCAGTATTTTTCACCGGTGATGACAGCCGGAAAAGTGGCGCCCAAGCCTCGCCCCGATGGATTGCATCGTATTTTGGACGAGTGGGGCGTGCGTCCCCATGAAATTGTTTTTGTTGGTGATTCGCATCTGGACGGTGATGCTGCCCGTGCCGCAGGTGTTCCCTTCTGGGCATACAAAGCTCCGTCTTTGGTGGCAGATTTGCACCTGCCGGATTTCTGGAGTCTCCTGCGTCAGTTACGGCGTGCGTACAGCCTTGATCCTTGA
- a CDS encoding quinone oxidoreductase family protein has protein sequence MNKAYLIHEYGGPEVLKWEDVEVGDPGPGEVRIRHKAVGLNFIDVYHRTGLYPLPALPAVPGMEGAGVVEAVGKDVTEFKPGDRVAYAHPPGAYSETRLIPEAKLVHLPGELSFEQGAAMMLKGMTARYLLYGCFNAMAGDVVLVHAAAGGVGQIVVQWAKDKGTNVIATVGSAEKAALATELGADHVINYQTEDFEVRVKEITGGKGVDAVYDGVGQATFMKSLDCLRPMGTMVSFGNASGPVEPFNIGLLATKGSLFLTRPSLMTYTATRDGLLAHARDLFEVVARGAVKISVGRTYPLVDAPQAHRDLVARKTTGSTILIP, from the coding sequence ATGAACAAGGCGTATCTGATTCACGAATACGGTGGACCCGAGGTTTTGAAGTGGGAGGACGTAGAGGTTGGCGATCCCGGCCCGGGAGAGGTCCGCATCCGACATAAGGCCGTGGGGCTCAATTTTATCGACGTCTATCACCGTACCGGATTATATCCGCTGCCTGCATTGCCTGCCGTGCCGGGTATGGAAGGTGCGGGTGTTGTAGAAGCGGTGGGCAAGGATGTGACGGAATTCAAGCCGGGTGATCGAGTGGCTTACGCCCATCCACCGGGAGCCTATAGCGAAACGCGACTTATCCCGGAAGCCAAGCTGGTGCATCTGCCCGGTGAATTGTCCTTTGAGCAGGGTGCGGCCATGATGCTTAAGGGCATGACCGCCCGCTATCTGCTCTATGGGTGCTTCAATGCCATGGCTGGTGATGTTGTGCTTGTCCATGCTGCTGCCGGCGGAGTGGGGCAGATTGTGGTTCAGTGGGCCAAGGACAAGGGGACAAATGTCATTGCCACCGTGGGTTCGGCAGAGAAGGCTGCCCTGGCGACGGAACTTGGGGCTGACCATGTGATCAACTATCAGACCGAGGATTTCGAGGTTCGCGTCAAGGAGATTACTGGCGGTAAGGGTGTAGATGCCGTGTATGACGGGGTGGGCCAGGCCACGTTTATGAAGTCGTTGGATTGCCTGCGTCCCATGGGGACCATGGTTTCCTTCGGCAATGCATCGGGACCTGTGGAGCCGTTCAATATTGGGCTGCTTGCTACCAAGGGATCGCTGTTTCTGACGCGACCCTCCCTCATGACTTATACCGCGACGCGTGACGGATTATTGGCCCACGCTCGCGATCTGTTTGAAGTTGTTGCGCGTGGCGCGGTGAAGATCAGTGTGGGCAGGACGTATCCCCTTGTGGATGCGCCGCAGGCTCATCGGGACCTTGTGGCACGCAAGACCACCGGATCGACGATTTTGATCCCCTGA
- a CDS encoding DUF465 domain-containing protein, producing the protein MEKQDLELIAELSDMNPEVKILWEEHLLYEKQLDKLDKKSHLTPEEDRVVKEVKKKKLTGKTKLLNILARHRAEA; encoded by the coding sequence ATGGAAAAGCAGGATCTTGAACTGATCGCAGAACTCTCCGACATGAACCCTGAAGTGAAGATTCTTTGGGAAGAGCATCTCCTTTATGAGAAGCAGCTTGATAAGCTGGATAAGAAGTCACACCTAACCCCCGAAGAAGATCGGGTGGTCAAGGAAGTAAAGAAGAAGAAGCTGACGGGCAAGACCAAGTTGCTCAACATATTGGCAAGACATCGCGCGGAGGCTTAA
- a CDS encoding DivIVA domain-containing protein, which translates to MAVTKIDVLNKIFGRSFRGYTCNEVDAFLQDIAESLGGLAEEKDALGSRVQMLEEQLEEHKGREQTLRDTLMTTQRMMDDMKANAQREAQLIIDAANSKAEIMVQQSHQRLAQLHGDISELKKQRTQFEIKLRSILDAHVRMLEADKEEQNELDVAESKLKFIAKPGA; encoded by the coding sequence ATGGCTGTTACCAAAATCGATGTTCTGAATAAGATTTTTGGGCGTTCGTTTCGGGGGTATACCTGCAACGAAGTGGACGCTTTTCTTCAGGACATCGCCGAATCCTTGGGCGGCTTGGCCGAAGAGAAGGATGCGCTGGGATCGCGTGTGCAGATGCTGGAAGAGCAACTCGAAGAGCACAAGGGGCGCGAGCAGACTCTGCGTGATACCCTGATGACCACCCAGCGCATGATGGATGATATGAAAGCCAACGCCCAAAGAGAGGCGCAGCTGATCATTGATGCCGCCAACTCCAAGGCCGAGATCATGGTTCAGCAATCGCATCAGCGTTTGGCTCAACTGCACGGTGACATTTCCGAGCTCAAGAAGCAGCGCACACAGTTTGAGATCAAGCTGCGCTCTATTCTGGATGCACACGTACGCATGCTGGAAGCCGATAAGGAAGAACAGAACGAGCTTGATGTCGCTGAATCCAAGCTCAAGTTCATTGCCAAGCCGGGGGCCTAG
- a CDS encoding DUF167 domain-containing protein, translated as MAAVPEYAEQIDGAWWLKVWVQPGAKKSLLDGIHDGRLKIRLQAPAVENKANKALVAFVAKTFGIKRNRVALVRGEKSRAKTLVIDSETSPEWP; from the coding sequence GTGGCTGCGGTGCCCGAATACGCCGAACAGATCGATGGGGCCTGGTGGCTCAAGGTCTGGGTTCAGCCTGGAGCAAAGAAGTCCCTGCTGGACGGCATTCATGATGGGCGTTTGAAGATCAGACTCCAGGCTCCGGCCGTGGAGAATAAGGCGAACAAGGCCCTTGTGGCCTTTGTAGCCAAGACTTTTGGAATCAAGAGGAATCGCGTCGCTCTAGTTCGTGGCGAGAAAAGCCGCGCCAAGACGTTGGTTATAGATTCGGAGACCTCTCCCGAATGGCCCTGA
- a CDS encoding YggT family protein, with amino-acid sequence MRALNILKEDALGLFIQGIAEVLSIVLNLYMWIVIISALLSWVNPDPYNPIVRTLRNLTEPVFWRVRSWLPFLNIGGLDLTPIVILLGIVFLKTVLVGNLFRLAMHMG; translated from the coding sequence ATGAGGGCGTTGAACATCCTTAAGGAGGACGCGTTGGGCCTGTTCATACAAGGAATTGCCGAAGTCCTGTCGATCGTTTTGAATCTCTATATGTGGATCGTGATCATCTCTGCCCTGCTGAGTTGGGTAAACCCCGATCCCTATAATCCTATTGTTCGCACGTTGAGAAACCTGACCGAACCCGTTTTTTGGCGGGTCCGGAGTTGGTTGCCATTTTTGAATATCGGGGGCCTCGATCTGACCCCCATTGTGATTCTGCTGGGCATTGTCTTCCTGAAGACTGTCCTGGTGGGTAACCTGTTCAGGCTCGCCATGCATATGGGCTAG
- a CDS encoding CoB--CoM heterodisulfide reductase iron-sulfur subunit B family protein → MSKDIIIGYYPGCSLEGTAEEYDRSARACCQTLGIQLETIPDWSCCGASPAHCVDHVLSGALSARNLALASKAGMSAVATPCPNCLVNMRTAGRDLEDPETRKRINRLLDTPCEDSVEAISLLQLLVEKVGIEEITSRVTRPLAGLRVACYYGCIMNRPPELMNFDDPENPMAMDRVLEAAGAVAVPFPHKTECCGAAYGVPRKDLVMELSGRILDAAHELKADALVVACPLCQMNLDLRQGQVSAHKGVEYDVPVFYFTQLLGLALGLPDKDLGLNKLAVSPEKFLSKLEREG, encoded by the coding sequence GTGAGCAAGGATATCATTATAGGCTATTATCCCGGCTGTTCCCTTGAGGGAACTGCCGAGGAATACGACCGCTCGGCCCGCGCCTGTTGCCAAACCCTTGGCATCCAGCTGGAAACCATTCCCGACTGGAGCTGCTGCGGAGCTTCGCCTGCCCATTGCGTGGACCATGTACTGTCCGGTGCGCTTTCTGCGCGAAATCTGGCGTTGGCTTCCAAGGCCGGGATGTCTGCGGTTGCGACCCCGTGCCCCAACTGTCTGGTCAATATGCGAACTGCTGGGCGTGACCTGGAAGACCCGGAGACGCGGAAACGAATCAACCGCTTGCTGGATACTCCCTGTGAGGATTCGGTGGAGGCCATCTCCCTGTTGCAGCTTCTGGTGGAAAAAGTGGGCATTGAGGAAATCACTAGCAGGGTGACTCGTCCCTTGGCGGGTTTGCGTGTGGCCTGCTATTACGGCTGCATCATGAATCGTCCTCCTGAACTCATGAATTTTGATGATCCTGAAAATCCCATGGCCATGGACAGGGTTCTTGAAGCCGCTGGTGCCGTGGCCGTGCCCTTTCCGCACAAGACTGAATGTTGTGGAGCCGCCTATGGTGTGCCGCGCAAGGATCTTGTCATGGAGCTGTCCGGACGTATCCTGGATGCTGCCCATGAGTTGAAGGCCGACGCCCTTGTGGTTGCCTGCCCGTTGTGCCAGATGAATCTGGACCTTAGGCAGGGCCAGGTCAGTGCGCACAAAGGAGTGGAGTATGATGTGCCGGTGTTCTATTTTACCCAACTGCTCGGATTGGCCCTTGGCCTGCCTGACAAGGATTTGGGTTTGAATAAGTTGGCGGTATCTCCGGAGAAGTTCCTCTCCAAGCTGGAGAGGGAGGGCTAG
- the ilvC gene encoding ketol-acid reductoisomerase, giving the protein MKIYYESDANLDLLKGKTIAVIGYGSQGHAHAQNLRDSGLNVIIGQRPGGANYELAKEHGFEPMSAAEAAKKADCIMILLPDQTQAAVYKNDIAPNLEPGNVLFFAHGFNIHYSQILPPADVDVVMVAPKGPGHLVRRVYTEGGGVPCLAAVHQDASGKAMDIALAYALGVGGARSGVMETTFKEETETDLFGEQVVLCGGLTSLIQKGFETLVEAGYQPEVAYFECLHEVKLIVDLIYEGGLAKMRHSISDTAEYGDFTRGPRIVTDETKKEMKRCLEEIQDGRFAKEFILENLAGQASMHAMRKQTAAHPIEVVGNKLRGMMSWLKK; this is encoded by the coding sequence ATGAAGATTTATTACGAAAGCGACGCCAATCTTGACCTCTTGAAGGGCAAGACCATCGCCGTCATCGGTTACGGTAGCCAGGGCCACGCCCATGCTCAGAACCTGCGTGACTCCGGTCTGAACGTGATCATCGGTCAGCGCCCCGGTGGCGCCAACTACGAGTTGGCCAAGGAACATGGCTTCGAGCCCATGTCCGCTGCCGAAGCTGCCAAGAAAGCTGATTGCATCATGATCCTGTTGCCTGATCAAACCCAGGCTGCTGTCTACAAGAACGACATTGCCCCCAACCTTGAGCCCGGTAACGTGCTGTTCTTCGCTCATGGTTTCAATATTCACTACTCCCAGATTCTGCCCCCCGCGGACGTTGACGTCGTGATGGTCGCCCCCAAGGGCCCCGGTCACCTCGTGCGCCGCGTGTACACCGAAGGTGGCGGTGTTCCCTGTCTGGCCGCGGTGCATCAGGATGCCTCCGGCAAGGCCATGGACATTGCTCTGGCGTATGCTTTGGGCGTGGGCGGTGCCCGCTCCGGTGTCATGGAGACCACCTTCAAGGAAGAGACCGAGACTGATCTTTTCGGCGAGCAGGTGGTTCTGTGCGGTGGCTTGACCTCCCTGATCCAGAAGGGCTTCGAGACTCTGGTCGAGGCCGGTTACCAGCCTGAGGTTGCTTATTTCGAGTGCCTGCATGAAGTGAAACTCATCGTGGACCTGATCTACGAGGGTGGTCTGGCCAAGATGCGTCACTCCATCTCTGATACCGCCGAGTATGGCGATTTCACTCGCGGACCCCGCATTGTGACCGACGAGACCAAGAAGGAAATGAAGCGCTGCCTGGAAGAAATCCAGGACGGTCGTTTTGCCAAGGAATTTATCCTTGAGAACCTGGCTGGTCAGGCTTCCATGCACGCAATGCGCAAGCAGACCGCTGCCCATCCCATCGAAGTCGTGGGCAACAAACTTCGAGGCATGATGAGCTGGCTTAAAAAATAG
- a CDS encoding carbon starvation protein A: MNSLVIALLCFVGYVVAYHTYGKFLSKKIFQTNEALECPSCSLQDDKDYVPTKKEVLFGHHFTSIAGLGPIVGPAIAIIWGWVPAVIWVFFGSIFMGAVHDFGSLIVSMRNKGRSVGDVASSLISSRVRTLFLLIIFFELLIVIAVFALIIGILFNMYPASVIPVWGEVPIAILLGYMVYKKGAGHTGLGILAVIIMYATVVVGAYVPLSMPTIGGMNPIVIWVVIMLAYAFIASTLPVQFLLQPRDYINGHQLIVALGLLAIGALVAAPAFVAPAVNMNPAGAPPIFPFLFVVIACGAISGFHSLVSSGTSAKQCENERDCQFIGYGSMLTEAALSTLVIVAVGAGIGLGLTTSDGSVITGTTAFTTHYANWSTAAGLGAKLGAFVQGSANLMASYGIPGQIALTIMGVFLVSFAATTLDSATRIQRYVVAELAEAYNFKPATTPIGATLVAVGTAALLCFHDGTSIGAVKKGALALWPLFGTVNQLMAAMALLVITVYLARKKVRTVFTAVPLVFMVAMTGWAMVYNLNNFMAKQNWMLFGIGLAVFLLEIWMIIESVIVLKSLSGSEPEPDPSTA; the protein is encoded by the coding sequence ATGAATTCTCTCGTCATTGCCCTGCTGTGCTTCGTTGGCTACGTCGTGGCCTACCATACGTACGGCAAATTCCTCTCCAAAAAAATCTTTCAGACCAACGAAGCACTTGAGTGCCCGAGTTGCTCGCTCCAGGATGACAAGGACTATGTCCCCACCAAAAAAGAAGTCCTTTTCGGCCATCACTTCACATCCATCGCTGGCCTCGGCCCCATCGTCGGCCCGGCCATCGCCATCATCTGGGGTTGGGTCCCGGCCGTAATCTGGGTCTTTTTCGGATCCATTTTCATGGGCGCGGTGCATGACTTTGGCTCCTTGATCGTCTCCATGCGCAACAAAGGACGCTCGGTTGGCGATGTGGCTTCCAGCCTGATCAGCTCGCGCGTGCGCACCCTGTTCCTGCTCATCATCTTCTTCGAGCTGTTGATCGTCATCGCAGTCTTCGCCCTGATCATCGGCATCCTGTTCAACATGTACCCGGCCTCGGTCATCCCTGTCTGGGGTGAAGTACCCATTGCCATCCTGCTGGGCTACATGGTTTACAAAAAGGGTGCAGGCCACACAGGTCTGGGTATCCTGGCCGTCATCATCATGTATGCAACCGTCGTTGTCGGTGCCTACGTACCGCTGTCCATGCCCACCATCGGCGGCATGAACCCCATCGTGATCTGGGTTGTAATTATGCTGGCCTACGCATTTATAGCGTCGACCCTGCCAGTGCAATTCCTGCTGCAACCACGTGACTATATCAACGGTCACCAGTTGATCGTTGCCCTGGGCCTGCTGGCCATCGGCGCCCTGGTTGCCGCCCCCGCTTTCGTGGCTCCGGCCGTGAACATGAATCCAGCTGGCGCACCGCCCATCTTCCCGTTCCTGTTCGTGGTCATCGCCTGCGGCGCAATCTCCGGATTCCACTCCTTGGTGAGCTCTGGAACCAGCGCCAAGCAGTGTGAAAACGAACGCGACTGTCAATTCATCGGTTACGGCTCCATGCTGACTGAGGCGGCCCTGTCCACTCTGGTTATCGTGGCTGTGGGCGCAGGCATTGGCTTGGGTCTGACCACCTCCGACGGTAGCGTGATCACAGGCACCACCGCCTTCACCACCCACTACGCCAACTGGTCCACTGCGGCAGGTCTTGGCGCCAAGCTGGGTGCTTTCGTCCAAGGGTCGGCCAACCTGATGGCCAGCTACGGAATCCCCGGCCAGATCGCCCTGACCATCATGGGCGTGTTCCTGGTCAGCTTTGCCGCCACCACTCTGGATAGCGCCACTCGTATTCAACGCTACGTGGTCGCCGAGCTTGCAGAAGCTTACAACTTCAAGCCCGCCACGACCCCCATCGGCGCAACCTTGGTAGCCGTGGGCACCGCCGCATTGCTCTGCTTCCACGATGGAACCAGCATCGGCGCAGTCAAGAAGGGAGCCTTGGCCCTGTGGCCCCTGTTCGGTACCGTGAACCAGCTGATGGCCGCCATGGCTCTGCTGGTTATCACCGTGTATCTGGCCCGCAAAAAGGTCCGCACCGTGTTCACCGCCGTTCCGTTGGTCTTCATGGTCGCCATGACCGGTTGGGCCATGGTATACAATCTGAATAACTTCATGGCCAAGCAGAACTGGATGCTGTTCGGCATCGGTCTGGCCGTATTCCTGCTCGAAATCTGGATGATCATCGAGTCGGTCATCGTACTGAAGTCCCTTTCGGGTTCCGAGCCCGAGCCTGACCCCAGTACGGCGTAA
- the ilvB gene encoding biosynthetic-type acetolactate synthase large subunit: MELTGAQILLESMKKEGVDSVFGFPGGAVIDIYDELPKHPEIKHYLVRHEQGAIHAADGYARATGKVGVCLVTSGPGATNTVTGIANAYLDSIPVVIFTGQVPSPLIGNDAFQEVDIVGITRPCTKHNYLVKDINKMAETIAEAFYIARTGRPGPVLVDLPKDVLQQMAEFKYPKSVSMRSYNPNTKPNNKQIKRALDLICKADKPLFYVGGGVISANAHEELTWLAHTLKVPVTATLMGLGAFPGNDELWLGMLGMHGTYAANRAVQECDLLIAVGARFDDRVTGKLDTFAPNATVIHVDVDPTSIRKNVSVDVPIVSDCMQALSGMKEMMEKGEAGKGKCKVHQQWRKRIAKWKTDHPLTYNGADDPKVIKPQAVVESIYELTKGDAIITTEVGQNQMWAAQFYNYHAPRTLLTSGGLGTMGYGFPAAIGAQVAFPDKLVIDVAGDGSIQMCIQEMATAVCYNLPVKIVILNNGFLGMVRQWQELFYEKNYCSTCMDYAPDFVQLAKAYGAEGFRVTDPKKVKSTLKKAFALPGPVIVDIPVAKEENVYPMVPAGASLSEMLLV; encoded by the coding sequence ATGGAGCTCACCGGGGCTCAGATCCTTTTGGAAAGTATGAAGAAGGAAGGCGTTGATTCGGTCTTTGGCTTCCCTGGTGGAGCTGTGATCGATATTTATGACGAGCTTCCGAAGCACCCGGAAATCAAGCATTACCTGGTGCGTCATGAACAGGGGGCGATCCACGCCGCCGACGGCTACGCCCGTGCCACGGGTAAGGTCGGGGTGTGCCTGGTGACCTCGGGCCCCGGTGCGACCAATACTGTCACAGGTATTGCCAACGCATACCTGGACTCCATTCCAGTGGTCATTTTTACCGGGCAGGTCCCGTCTCCCCTGATTGGCAACGATGCCTTCCAGGAAGTGGACATCGTGGGTATCACCCGCCCGTGTACAAAGCACAATTATCTGGTCAAGGACATCAACAAGATGGCCGAGACCATAGCCGAAGCATTCTATATTGCGCGTACTGGCAGGCCCGGTCCTGTACTCGTTGATCTGCCCAAGGACGTGCTCCAGCAGATGGCGGAGTTCAAGTATCCCAAGTCTGTGTCCATGCGTAGCTACAATCCGAATACCAAGCCTAATAATAAGCAGATTAAGCGTGCGCTGGATCTGATTTGCAAGGCCGACAAACCGTTGTTCTACGTGGGCGGAGGCGTAATTTCCGCCAATGCGCATGAGGAACTGACCTGGTTGGCTCACACGCTGAAGGTTCCGGTCACTGCGACGCTCATGGGCCTGGGCGCTTTCCCGGGCAATGACGAGTTGTGGCTGGGCATGCTTGGCATGCACGGCACTTATGCTGCCAACAGAGCGGTGCAGGAATGTGATTTGCTCATTGCCGTGGGTGCGCGCTTTGACGACCGAGTAACCGGTAAGTTGGATACCTTTGCCCCCAATGCCACGGTCATTCACGTGGACGTGGACCCCACCTCCATTCGTAAGAATGTGTCCGTTGACGTTCCCATTGTTTCGGACTGCATGCAGGCCTTGTCCGGCATGAAGGAAATGATGGAGAAGGGCGAGGCTGGCAAGGGCAAATGCAAGGTTCACCAGCAGTGGCGCAAGCGCATTGCCAAATGGAAGACCGATCATCCTCTGACCTACAATGGTGCGGACGACCCCAAGGTTATCAAGCCCCAGGCCGTGGTCGAGAGCATTTACGAGTTGACCAAGGGCGATGCCATCATCACCACCGAGGTGGGGCAGAACCAGATGTGGGCGGCGCAGTTCTACAACTACCACGCTCCTCGAACTCTGCTGACCTCGGGCGGACTTGGTACCATGGGCTACGGCTTCCCCGCCGCCATTGGTGCGCAGGTGGCTTTCCCGGACAAGCTGGTCATCGATGTGGCTGGCGACGGGTCCATTCAGATGTGTATTCAGGAGATGGCCACGGCAGTGTGTTACAACCTGCCCGTGAAGATCGTCATCCTGAATAACGGTTTCCTTGGCATGGTCCGGCAGTGGCAGGAGTTGTTCTATGAGAAGAACTACTGCTCCACATGCATGGACTACGCCCCTGACTTCGTGCAGCTTGCCAAGGCCTATGGGGCCGAAGGCTTCCGCGTGACCGATCCCAAGAAGGTGAAGTCAACGTTGAAGAAGGCCTTTGCACTTCCCGGACCGGTGATTGTGGATATCCCCGTGGCCAAGGAAGAGAACGTCTATCCCATGGTCCCGGCGGGTGCTTCCCTGTCCGAGATGTTGCTCGTTTAG